In Aspergillus flavus chromosome 3, complete sequence, one genomic interval encodes:
- a CDS encoding apospory-associated protein c: protein MDRSNKPSAIGVGASVPQPTISLRDNTVEATLPSGESVTIHLYGATVTSWKLANGKEQLFVSEKAHLDGSKPIRGGIPVVFPVFGPPPQNHATSSLPQHGFARNSTWEFLGKSSSESLGKDRSGDGSVKLDFGLSRPMLTEDFQKAWPYDFGLVYSVTLTKESLETSLQVQNKGSQNFDFQVLMHTYLKIDDISDIRVKNLESKTYVDKTQNAAVITETSPAVEINKETDRVYQSLDPKVPIIVSSASDDKPIFSITREGLNDVVVWNPWIEKAKGMADFGPGEAYKNMICVEAGSVAGWQTLEAGDFWEGGQSIRPRL, encoded by the exons ATGGACCGTTCTAACAAGCCTTCGGCCATCGGCGTGGGTGCATCTGTGCCTCAGCCCACCATCTCCCTCCGCGACAATACTGTCGAAGCCACGCTGCCCTCCGGCGAATCCGTTACGATCCACCTGTACGGAGCTACTGTCACTTCCTGGAAATTAGCAAATGGCAAAGAGCAATTATTTGTGAGCGAGAAGGCTCATCTTGACGGTTCAAAGCCAATCCGCGGCGGTATCCCCGTTGTGTTCCCT GTCTTcggtcctcctcctcagaaCCATGCCACCTCCTCCCTTCCACAACACGGCTTTGCGCGTAACAGTACTTGGGAATTCTTGGGCAAGTCATCATCGGAATCCCTAGGCAAGGATCGCAGCGGAGATGGCTCTGTCAAGCTGGACTTCGGTCTCTCCCGCCCCATGCTCACAGAAGATTTCCAGAAGGCATGGCCGTACGACTTCGGGCTGGTATATAGCGTTACTTTGACCAAGGAGAGTCTGGAGACGTCTCTCCAGGTGCAGAACAAGGGTAGTCAGAATTTTGACTTCCAGGTATTGATGCATACGTATCTCAAGATCGAC GACATCTCCGATATCCGCGTCAAGAACCTCGAATCTAAGACCTACGTCGATAAAACACAGAATGCTGCCGTCATCACCGAAACCTCCCCTGCCGTTGAGATCAACAAGGAAACCGACCGCGTGTACCAATCATTGGACCCCAAGGTGCCTATTATTGTTTCGTCCGCTAGTGATGATAAGCCCATTTTCTCCATTACCAGGGAGGGACTGAATGACGTCGTTGTGTGGAACCCGTGGATTGAAAAGGCCAAGGGCATGGCTGACTTTGGTCCGGGTGAGGCATACAAGAACATGATCTGTGTTGAAGCAGGCTCCGTGGCTGGATGGCAGACTTTGGAGGCCGGTGACTTCTGGGAAGGCGGACAGTCCATCCGGCCGAGACTGTGA
- a CDS encoding amino acid transporter (unnamed protein product), whose translation MDTARLESALGHKQELVRNFDLVSLTSLGIIIANSWATTGGTIVAALQNGGPMAVLYGLILVSVFYTLISASLSELASSMPSAGGVYYWSSVLSQKHGRIVGFFTGYLNACAWLLSASSISSMMGNEIVAMHLLRSPGMKWQPWQVFIVFQLVNWICCGIVCLGNRFIPLINRIALLLSMCGLIVTVIILAVMPTKHASSPEVWTNFHNTGRWPDGISFMTGLLNAAFAVGVPDCISHLSEEVPNPEIKVPQGIMLQMLTAFTTAFIYLIALFYSIQDLDAVFNSEIAVFPTAEIYKQATGSRAGAIGLIAVLFLATFPTLIGTLVTGGRMWWSLARDNATPFASYFCEVHPKLNAPVRATVAVSTMVTCLGCIYVGSTTAFQALISSYIVLSTLSYLGAILPHVLTGRKNIVPGPFYLGQFGLVINAVAVVYIIVTVVFFCFPLVLPATARDMNYTSVIVVGLMAMTAVWWFFRGRRDYRGPQYSKDAALRLLSESDRPVEGKT comes from the exons ATGGACACAGCTCGACTAGAGTCAGCACTGGGACACAAGCAGGAGCTAGTCCGCAACTTCGATCTCGTCAGTTTAACTAGCTTAGGGATCATCATTGCCAA TTCTTGGGCCACAACAGGTGGTACAATCGTTGCAGCTCTGCAAAATGGAGGGCCAATGGCCGTTCTCTATGGACTTATTCTCGTCAGCGTCTTCTACACACTGATCTCTGCTTCTCTATCCGAGCTCGCCTCCTCGATGCCATCCGCTGGAGGAGTCTACTACTGGTCATCGGTGTTAAGTCAAAAGCATGGACGAATTGTCGGGTTCTTCACCGGCTATCTCAATGCCTGTGCCTGGCTTCTTTCCGCTTCGTCTATCAGCTCAATGATGGGGAATGAGATCGTGGCTATGCATCTGCTCCGGAGTCCTGGCATGAAATGGCAACCATGGCAGGTTTTTATCGTCTTCCAGCTAGTCAATTGGATCTGTTGCGGCATAGTATGCTTAGGGAATCGATTCATCCCTCTGATAAACCGAATTGCCCTGCTACTTTCAATGTGTGGGTTAATCGTGACAGTCATCATCCTGGCAGTGATGCCGACGAAACATGCAAGTAGTCCCGAAGTGTGGACAAACTTCCACAACACCGGCCGATGGCCAGATGGCATCAGCTTCATGACCGGACTACTAAATGCAGCCTTCGCAGTCGGAGTGCCCGATTGTATCTCGCATTTATCCGAAGAAG TCCCAAACCCCGAAATCAAGGTCCCCCAGGGCATCATGCTCCAGATGCTCACAGCCTTCACCACAGCATTCATATACCTAATCGCCCTATTCTACTCCATCCAAGACCTAGACGCCGTCTTCAACAGCGAAATAGCAGTCTTCCCAACAGCCGAAATCTACAAACAAGCCACCGGATCCCGCGCAGGCGCAATCGGACTAATCGccgtcctcttcctcgccacTTTCCCAACTCTAATCGGAACCTTGGTCACAGGTGGGCGTATGTGGTGGAGCCTGGCCAGGGACAATGCAACTCCATTCGCCTCTTATTTCTGCGAAGTACATCCGAAACTCAATGCCCCTGTTCGTGCAACTGTGGCTGTGAGTACCATGGTGACGTGTCTCGGGTGTATATATGTTGGCAGCACAACTGCGTTCCAGGCTTTGATTTCCTCGTATATCGTGCTGAGCACGTTGTCTTACCTTGGGGCTATTCTTCCGCATGTATTGACGGGCAGGAAGAATATCGTTCCTGGTCCTTTTTATTTGGGGCAATTCGGGCTTGTTATTaatgctgttgctgttgtgtaTATTATCGTGACTGtggttttcttctgttttccGCTCGTTCTTCCAGCGACAGCGCGTGATATGAACTATACTAGTGTCATTGTTGTAGGGTTGATGGCTATGACCGCGGTCTGGTGGTTCTTTCGCGGTAGGCGTGACTACAGGGGACCTCAATATAGCAAGGATGCTGCTCTACGGCTTTTGAGCGAATCGGATCGCCCTGTGGAGGGAAAGACTTAG